Proteins encoded in a region of the Suncus etruscus isolate mSunEtr1 chromosome 1, mSunEtr1.pri.cur, whole genome shotgun sequence genome:
- the LOC126017754 gene encoding hyaluronidase PH-20-like: MRLYMSLSSTLRWPGPFGGLTGHPHGSIWEKHIELSSPSLTEGDPGKEAINQNVTLFYINKFGSYPYIERKIERNGGVPQKGNLTAHLEKVKQDILKHMPKDQLGLAVIDWPNWKPLWIRNVGFRTIYMNKSIDLAKQNFPNLSIEEVTKLAKEDFENAGKTYMLKTLELGRSLRPKNYWGFLNFPDCFNYNYNDINYNGSCLQPEMERNDVLNWLWNGSTALFPSINLFINLKSTIKAALYTRNRVREALRVSKVRNPQNPLPVFVYVRPSFGDRHAQFLSEIDLVHTIGESFALGVSGVVMLEGAYITQFEGFCKTLQQDLSKTLGKYLVNVTLASIMCTRILCKNQGYCVRKDWNSSDYLHLNPNNFEIKFSYCNKFIVFGEPSVQDLKQFSEKFECACFSKKNCEKNEKVETTRHVRICVTENICISALVNPGSSVIPYEETSETLIPSSTSATSTESNTGSTYSSQQTPTIPRNNDTAAIFEQEIPFQ; the protein is encoded by the exons GAGACCCTGGAAAGGAAGCCATAAATCAAAATGTTACCTTATTTTACATCAATAAATTTGGCTCCTATCCTTACATTGaaagaaagattgaaagaaaTGGAGGAGTTCCTCAGAAGGGAAATCTAACAGCCCATTTGGAGAAGGTTAAGCAAGACATTCTGAAACACATGCCAAAGGACCAGTTAGGTTTGGCTGTCATTGACTGGCCAAATTGGAAACCTCTGTGGATTAGAAACGTGGGATTTAGAACTATTTACATGAACAAATCAATTGATTTGGCTAAGCAAAATTTCCCAAATCTTAGTATTGAAGAGGTCACCAAGCTTGCCAAAGAAGATTTTGAAAATGCAGGGAAGACCTACATGCTGAAGACTTTGGAACTGGGAAGGTCACTTAGGCCAAAAAACTATTggggttttttaaattttcctgattgtttcaattataattataatgataTTAATTACAATGGAAGTTGCCTACAAccagaaatggagagaaatgatGTGCTAAACTGGTTGTGGAATGGAAGCACTGCCCTTTTTCCAAGCattaatttgtttataaatttaaagTCAACTATAAAGGCTGCTCTCTATACTCGGAATCGTGTTAGGGAAGCCCTTCGGGTTTCTAAAGTACGTAATCCTCAAAACCCATTACCTGTTTTTGTGTATGTACGTCCATCTTTTGGTGATAGGCACGCACAATTTCTTTCTGAG ATTGATCTTGTGCATACAATTGGTGAAAGTTTTGCTCTCGGGGTCTCTGGAGTTGTAATGTTGGAAGGCGCCTATATAACCCAATTTGAA GGTTTTTGTAAAACTTTACAGCAAGATTTATCGAAGACACTGGGCAAATACTTAGTAAATGTCACTCTAGCAAGTATAATGTGCACCCGCATACTTTGTAAAAATCAAGGATATTGTGTCAGAAAAGACTGGAATTCAAGTGACTATCTTCACCTAAAcccaaataattttgaaattaaatttagcTACTGTAATAAGTTTATAGTATTTGGGGAACCCTCTGTTCAAGATCTAAAGCAGTTTTCTGAAAAATTTGAGTGTGCttgtttttccaaaaaaaattgtgagaaGAATGAAAAAGTAGAAACTACTAGACATGTTAGAATATGTGTTACTGAAAATATCTGCATATCAGCCTTGGTAAATCCAGGAAGCAGTGTCATTCCTTATGAAGAAACCAGTGAAACCCTCATTCCATCATCCACATCAGCAACAAGCACAGAATCTAACACAGGATCCACCTATTCATCTCAACAAACACCAACAATTCCTCGCAATAATGACACGGCTGCCATCTTTGAACAAGAAATTCCTTTTCAATAA